A window of Christiangramia forsetii KT0803 contains these coding sequences:
- a CDS encoding DUF4175 family protein: MENFELVQHKLEAFIKKYYFNLILKGSLLFVGIGLLYFLLMVSLEYFLWLSTTWRTILFWLFIFVEISLLYKFVGLPLIKLLKISEGINEFQASEIIGNHFPEVNDKLKNLLQLRKNSEQSDLLLASINQRSKELTPIPFTRAIDIKKNRKYLSYVIFPFLIIIGLIVAGKANVITNGFTRISDYNKVYLKPAPFHFIIQNSKLTARQGEDFKLQIKTVGEYNPEIVSLISNGNENFMKQTAPGFFEYSFTNLNNDLEFQLYANEVSSENYLLDVIEVPKLLNFEMQLDYPAYTGLNDEKLSGTGNITIPEGTQVRWNLSTRNVNTINFKLPDTLIQVKTIENTANYTKTITSNLEYSVSTSNKLIKNYENLDYVVKVIKDQYPEITVVREIDSLNTDIQYFKGDVSDDYGLSRLELVYFSEENEKDPAKLNIPVSKESFDEFHFSFPGNIPLESGKSYTYYFRIYDNDAVNGAKSARSEIFSYRKKTDREMKDEKLKEQNDAIKNIGSRLEEFEKSEDELEEISRLEKEKESLNYNERKKLEEFLKRQKKQNEMMKNYSEKLEKSLEQNENEENSSMEKELSKRLENNQKRLEQNEALLEELEKYSEKIQKEDLGKKLENLSKQNKSNQRNLEQLLELTKRYYVEEKKQKLARDLEDISEEQEKISNSEEENTPERQEELNEDFEDFQEDMDGLEKENEALKEPQDLDREGEDEESIKKDQEDAKEQLEQNNKSGAKQKQKDAAKKMKEMSQQMQQSSAMQGQEQLEADTEMLRQILDNLIVFSFEQEDLLNSFKSIQQSNPNYASKLKEQSNLRENFRHVDDSLYVLAMRNPMINEVITDKLIDVEFDIEKSIERLSENEISQGTASQQYVVTGANDLANLLDQILGSMQQMMSNPQIGEGEGDNEFQLQDIIKKQKKLMEQMKQGTEDNPKPGQEGEKNPGEGETQSGELYEIYKEQQMLRMQMEEVMEKNGAKPGKDPADEMQKIEEQLLDKGFDPETLKRMQQLEYELMKFEEAFKLQGTDEKRKSESNRINYENSLQNQINSAKEYFNSTEILNRQILPLHQIYREKVKDYFGKGRD; the protein is encoded by the coding sequence ATGGAGAATTTTGAGCTGGTGCAGCATAAACTGGAAGCTTTTATAAAAAAGTATTATTTCAACTTAATACTCAAGGGAAGTTTATTGTTTGTAGGTATTGGCCTTCTCTACTTCTTACTTATGGTTAGTCTGGAATATTTTCTCTGGCTTTCCACTACTTGGAGAACCATTTTATTCTGGCTATTTATCTTCGTTGAAATTAGCCTCCTTTATAAATTTGTAGGTCTTCCATTAATTAAGCTACTGAAAATTTCAGAAGGAATTAATGAATTTCAAGCTTCAGAAATTATAGGAAATCACTTTCCCGAAGTCAATGATAAGCTTAAAAATTTACTTCAGTTAAGAAAAAATTCTGAGCAGTCAGATCTCTTACTGGCAAGTATAAATCAAAGATCAAAAGAGCTCACTCCAATTCCATTTACACGGGCTATAGATATAAAGAAAAATAGGAAATATTTAAGCTATGTTATTTTTCCATTCCTCATAATAATAGGCCTCATCGTTGCCGGTAAAGCTAACGTGATCACCAATGGCTTTACCAGAATTTCAGATTATAATAAGGTATATCTTAAGCCTGCACCTTTCCATTTTATTATTCAGAATAGTAAATTAACGGCTAGGCAAGGGGAGGACTTTAAACTTCAAATTAAAACGGTAGGAGAGTATAATCCTGAGATTGTATCACTGATCTCTAATGGGAATGAAAATTTTATGAAGCAAACCGCTCCAGGGTTTTTTGAATATTCATTTACAAATCTCAATAATGATCTCGAATTTCAGTTATATGCAAATGAAGTCTCTTCAGAGAATTATTTATTGGATGTTATTGAAGTTCCAAAATTATTGAATTTTGAAATGCAATTAGACTATCCTGCCTATACCGGTTTAAATGACGAAAAACTATCAGGTACCGGTAATATTACCATTCCTGAAGGTACACAGGTACGTTGGAATTTAAGTACTCGAAACGTTAATACCATTAATTTCAAATTACCCGATACTCTTATTCAGGTTAAGACTATAGAGAATACGGCAAATTACACCAAAACAATAACTTCAAACCTTGAATATTCGGTGAGCACATCAAATAAACTGATCAAAAATTATGAGAATCTCGATTATGTAGTGAAAGTTATTAAGGATCAATATCCAGAGATAACTGTAGTGAGGGAAATTGATTCATTAAATACTGATATTCAGTATTTTAAAGGAGATGTGTCAGATGATTACGGGTTAAGTCGATTAGAGCTGGTTTATTTCTCCGAAGAGAATGAGAAGGATCCTGCAAAGCTAAATATTCCTGTATCTAAGGAGAGTTTTGATGAGTTTCATTTTAGTTTTCCGGGAAACATACCACTTGAAAGTGGCAAGAGCTATACTTACTATTTCAGAATTTATGATAATGATGCAGTTAATGGTGCAAAATCTGCGCGATCAGAAATATTTTCCTACCGAAAAAAGACGGATCGGGAAATGAAGGATGAGAAATTGAAAGAACAAAATGACGCCATAAAGAATATCGGGAGCAGGTTGGAAGAATTCGAAAAATCTGAAGATGAATTGGAGGAAATTTCCAGACTAGAAAAGGAAAAGGAATCTCTGAACTATAACGAAAGAAAGAAACTGGAGGAATTCTTAAAGCGCCAAAAGAAGCAAAATGAAATGATGAAAAATTATTCTGAAAAGCTTGAAAAAAGTTTAGAGCAGAATGAGAATGAAGAAAATTCGTCCATGGAAAAAGAGCTTAGTAAACGTTTAGAAAACAACCAAAAAAGATTAGAACAAAATGAAGCTTTATTAGAGGAGCTCGAAAAGTACTCCGAAAAGATCCAGAAAGAAGACCTGGGGAAAAAGCTTGAAAACTTATCAAAACAGAATAAAAGTAATCAGCGCAATTTAGAGCAATTGTTAGAGCTGACTAAGAGATATTATGTGGAAGAAAAAAAGCAAAAGTTAGCCAGGGATCTGGAAGATATTTCAGAAGAACAGGAAAAAATTTCAAATAGTGAAGAGGAGAATACTCCGGAAAGACAGGAAGAATTAAATGAAGACTTTGAGGATTTTCAAGAAGATATGGATGGTCTTGAAAAGGAGAATGAAGCTTTAAAAGAACCTCAGGATTTGGATAGGGAAGGGGAGGATGAAGAGAGTATTAAGAAAGATCAGGAAGATGCAAAAGAACAGCTGGAGCAGAATAATAAATCTGGTGCGAAACAGAAGCAAAAGGACGCTGCCAAAAAAATGAAGGAAATGAGTCAGCAAATGCAACAATCTTCCGCTATGCAAGGTCAGGAGCAATTAGAGGCAGATACGGAAATGTTGAGACAGATCCTGGATAATCTTATCGTTTTTTCGTTTGAACAGGAGGACCTATTGAATTCCTTTAAAAGTATTCAACAAAGCAATCCTAACTATGCTAGCAAACTCAAGGAACAAAGTAATTTGAGAGAAAATTTTAGACATGTAGATGATAGTTTATATGTATTGGCTATGCGGAATCCAATGATTAATGAGGTGATCACAGATAAGTTGATAGATGTAGAATTTGATATTGAAAAATCTATTGAACGTCTTTCTGAGAATGAAATTTCCCAGGGAACCGCAAGCCAGCAGTATGTGGTGACCGGAGCAAACGATCTTGCAAACTTACTGGATCAAATTTTGGGTTCGATGCAGCAAATGATGTCGAATCCGCAAATTGGAGAAGGGGAAGGTGATAATGAATTTCAACTGCAGGATATTATTAAAAAGCAGAAGAAGTTGATGGAGCAAATGAAACAAGGTACTGAGGATAATCCAAAACCAGGACAAGAGGGTGAGAAAAATCCTGGCGAAGGCGAAACACAAAGTGGTGAATTGTACGAGATCTATAAAGAGCAGCAAATGTTGAGAATGCAGATGGAGGAAGTAATGGAAAAAAATGGTGCAAAGCCGGGTAAGGATCCTGCTGATGAAATGCAGAAGATTGAAGAACAATTATTAGATAAAGGTTTTGATCCTGAAACCTTGAAAAGAATGCAGCAATTGGAATATGAATTAATGAAGTTTGAAGAGGCATTTAAATTGCAGGGAACAGACGAAAAAAGAAAGTCTGAATCCAATAGAATTAACTACGAAAACAGTCTTCAGAATCAGATAAATAGCGCAAAAGAATATTTCAATTCTACTGAAATTTTAAATAGACAAATCTTACCTTTGCACCAAATTTACAGAGAGAAAGTAAAGGATTATTTTGGAAAAGGGAGAGATTAA
- the gltX gene encoding glutamate--tRNA ligase, which translates to MSSKVRVRFAPSPTGPLHIGGVRTALYNYLFAKKHGGDFVLRIEDTDQNRYVEGAEDYIIEALNWCGIPYDEGPGKEKGFGPYRQSERKDQYREYAEKLIKSGNAYYAFDTSDELDGHRKDHEEKGKTFIYNWHNRQKLKNSLSLSQEEVQEKLDGEEDYVIRFKSPQDETLHLKDVIRGDMEIDTNILDDKVLFKSDGMPTYHLANIVDDHLMEITHVIRGEEWLPSLALHYMLYRAFGWNAPQFAHLPLILKPQGKGKLSKRDGEKMGFPVFPLEWKDPESGDISAGYKEEGYFPEAVVNMLAFLGWNPGTEEEFFGLEDLTKAFELERVHKGGAKFDPEKTKWFQQHYIQLADNEFLADEFEKRLEKKEIEADKIYISEVVALIKERVVFVEDFWDQGYFFFIAPTSFDPKDSKKAWKEGTSELMTELNEYLKSIDNFEAEHLQETVKGWIKSKEIGFGKVMMPLRIALVGALQGPDLYKIAEFIGKEATLKRIQKAVDTLK; encoded by the coding sequence ATGTCTTCTAAAGTAAGAGTAAGATTTGCTCCCAGCCCCACCGGTCCATTACATATAGGTGGTGTAAGAACAGCCTTATATAATTATTTATTCGCTAAAAAACACGGTGGTGATTTTGTATTAAGAATTGAAGATACAGATCAAAACCGCTATGTAGAAGGAGCTGAAGATTATATTATAGAAGCCCTAAATTGGTGCGGAATCCCTTATGACGAAGGCCCTGGTAAAGAAAAAGGATTTGGACCGTATAGACAAAGTGAGCGTAAAGACCAATATCGTGAATATGCCGAGAAACTGATAAAATCTGGAAATGCATATTATGCTTTTGATACTTCAGATGAACTTGACGGGCATAGAAAAGATCATGAGGAAAAAGGAAAAACATTTATCTATAACTGGCATAATCGCCAGAAACTGAAAAATTCGCTTTCTCTTTCTCAAGAAGAAGTTCAGGAAAAATTAGATGGTGAAGAAGACTATGTGATCCGTTTTAAATCTCCCCAGGATGAAACTTTACATTTAAAAGATGTGATTCGCGGAGATATGGAAATAGATACCAATATTCTTGACGACAAAGTGCTTTTTAAAAGCGACGGGATGCCTACCTATCACCTGGCAAATATCGTAGATGATCACTTAATGGAGATCACCCATGTTATTCGTGGTGAAGAATGGCTGCCTTCCCTAGCCTTACATTATATGCTCTATAGAGCTTTTGGATGGAATGCTCCCCAATTTGCCCACCTTCCACTTATTTTAAAACCTCAGGGTAAAGGAAAATTAAGTAAAAGAGATGGGGAAAAAATGGGATTCCCGGTATTTCCTTTAGAATGGAAAGATCCAGAATCTGGAGATATTTCTGCGGGATATAAAGAAGAAGGTTATTTTCCAGAAGCGGTGGTGAATATGCTGGCTTTTTTAGGATGGAACCCTGGTACAGAAGAGGAATTCTTCGGATTAGAGGATTTGACGAAAGCTTTTGAACTGGAAAGAGTTCATAAAGGAGGCGCTAAATTTGATCCTGAAAAAACAAAATGGTTTCAACAGCATTATATTCAATTAGCTGATAACGAATTTCTGGCAGATGAATTTGAAAAGCGTCTTGAAAAGAAAGAGATTGAAGCTGATAAAATATATATATCTGAAGTGGTTGCTTTAATCAAGGAAAGAGTTGTTTTTGTGGAAGATTTCTGGGATCAGGGATATTTTTTCTTTATTGCTCCTACTTCATTTGATCCAAAAGATTCAAAAAAGGCCTGGAAAGAAGGAACTAGTGAACTTATGACAGAACTGAATGAATATCTAAAGTCTATAGATAATTTTGAAGCTGAACATTTACAGGAAACAGTTAAAGGCTGGATAAAGAGTAAAGAAATAGGTTTTGGAAAAGTAATGATGCCATTGAGAATTGCTCTGGTTGGAGCGTTACAGGGGCCGGATCTTTATAAAATAGCTGAATTCATAGGAAAGGAAGCCACTCTAAAACGTATTCAAAAAGCTGTAGATACCTTAAAATAA